From one Anaerococcus prevotii DSM 20548 genomic stretch:
- the pepF gene encoding oligoendopeptidase F, translating to MERKDIDQRLKWDTTSIYAKDEDFYEDIENIKKLADKLVGFKGKITASLDNFKEFIKLDEEFSRKLEKACVYASLKSDEDTRVTKYQEMDQVATNTYVALTEALSFVRPELLATDQEKIKEYLKDPEIAHLSHYFEDIARYKDHTLDEKSEQIIASFGKTAQNPSATYMIFSNADMSFPSVEKDGEEIEITDANFVNLQQDKDRDFRRKVYEEYYKTYRQFSNTLASTLDGDFSAHNTEAKLRGFSSAREMSLFANNLPEEIYDNLLEVVHDNVDIHRDYTTLRKEFLGVDDLGFHDIYMPLVKDYDRKIEFDEAKEIVLEAIKPLGEEYVEVAKKGFETGWFDVCPNKGKRGGAYSSGSYDTQPFILLNYTNTIDDVFTVIHELGHSMHSYYTRSNQEYQYGSYSIFLAEIASTTNELLLLDYMLKNSKSEEETAYLLNYFVNQFKSTVFRQTMFAEFEHKVNKLVEAGEPIPAERLHGIYKELNEDLFGKDIEVDEFISAEWARIPHFYMFYYVFQYATGFMSAVALSQKILHGTDEDRAAYLDYLKAGESEYPLEVLKKAGVDMTGKDAMQKAMDVARDALKDLREAIL from the coding sequence ATGGAAAGAAAAGATATAGATCAAAGATTAAAATGGGATACTACTTCGATTTATGCCAAAGACGAAGACTTCTACGAAGATATAGAAAATATCAAGAAATTAGCTGATAAGCTCGTGGGATTTAAGGGAAAAATCACAGCTAGCCTAGATAATTTCAAAGAATTTATCAAATTAGATGAAGAGTTTTCTAGAAAATTAGAGAAAGCTTGTGTCTACGCATCATTAAAAAGCGATGAAGATACTAGGGTTACCAAATACCAAGAGATGGATCAAGTTGCTACCAACACATACGTTGCCCTAACCGAAGCCCTATCTTTCGTAAGACCAGAGCTTTTGGCAACAGATCAAGAAAAGATTAAGGAATACCTAAAAGATCCTGAAATAGCACATCTTTCTCACTACTTTGAAGATATTGCTAGATACAAAGACCACACCTTGGATGAAAAAAGTGAGCAAATAATAGCAAGCTTTGGTAAGACTGCCCAAAATCCAAGTGCGACCTACATGATTTTCTCAAATGCTGACATGTCCTTTCCAAGCGTAGAAAAAGACGGAGAAGAGATAGAAATTACTGATGCGAACTTCGTAAACTTACAACAAGATAAGGATAGGGACTTTAGACGAAAAGTATATGAGGAATATTACAAGACCTATAGACAATTCTCAAACACCCTAGCAAGCACTCTAGATGGAGACTTCTCAGCTCACAACACAGAAGCTAAGCTTAGAGGATTCTCATCAGCTAGAGAAATGAGCTTGTTTGCTAATAACTTACCAGAAGAAATCTACGACAACCTATTAGAGGTAGTCCACGACAATGTCGATATACACAGGGATTACACCACACTTAGGAAAGAATTCCTCGGAGTAGATGACTTAGGATTCCATGATATTTACATGCCGCTTGTAAAAGATTATGATAGGAAAATCGAATTCGATGAAGCTAAAGAAATCGTCCTCGAAGCTATCAAACCACTCGGCGAGGAATACGTAGAGGTAGCAAAGAAGGGATTTGAAACTGGATGGTTCGACGTTTGTCCAAACAAGGGCAAGAGGGGCGGAGCTTACTCATCAGGCTCTTACGATACCCAACCATTCATCTTACTCAACTACACAAATACAATAGATGATGTATTTACAGTAATTCACGAGTTAGGTCACTCCATGCATTCCTACTACACAAGGAGCAATCAAGAATACCAATACGGTTCTTATTCAATATTCTTGGCAGAGATTGCATCAACTACCAACGAGCTTCTTCTCCTAGACTATATGCTCAAAAATTCCAAGTCTGAAGAAGAAACAGCTTATCTACTAAACTACTTTGTAAACCAATTCAAATCAACAGTCTTTAGACAAACTATGTTTGCAGAATTCGAGCATAAGGTAAACAAATTGGTAGAAGCAGGTGAGCCAATTCCGGCAGAAAGGCTTCACGGAATATACAAAGAATTAAACGAAGATCTTTTCGGAAAAGATATAGAAGTAGATGAATTTATATCTGCAGAATGGGCGAGAATCCCACACTTCTACATGTTCTACTACGTCTTCCAATATGCGACAGGATTTATGAGTGCTGTTGCCCTAAGTCAAAAAATCCTTCATGGAACAGATGAGGATAGAGCGGCTTATCTAGACTACCTAAAGGCAGGAGAGAGCGAATATCCACTAGAAGTCCTAAAGAAAGCGGGAGTCGATATGACAGGCAAGGATGCCATGCAAAAGGCTATGGATGTAGCAAGAGATGCTCTAAAAGATTTAAGAGAAGCAATATTATAA
- a CDS encoding ABC1 kinase family protein, whose translation MTYRKRKYEIVKKFMNPELIRDMRLVFAKDRNNRKEDKEREIRLGQNLVTLFEDLGPVFIKFGQILSTRRDIFSDNIINELEKLQDDVKEEDFSYIKETIEEEFARDIEDIFVEFDRKVLATGSIAQTHLAYIRFDDSVKKVVVKVRRKDIEKRVSEDLTIIRDLYRKYQNKLNFIESFDLGEVLEEFGKTLRKEIDFKNEKENILKYREDNKRSTDLSSPAVYENYCGKSVLTIEYINGKSIRSSYDKDPDTRKSLAKKIIKAYTNQMFSYGFFHADPHPGNIFVDSDYNLYLIDFGIVSTLSENYRYQIIKIFLGASLNEVSLVTDAIIGMGLLAFDSKKIPIFERRIQKLLDKYMAMNISQLKLVELIEDFYRLLVDFSIKIPSELTNFGKTILTVEGLIEKLVPEESFIALAIPLARPMALKLLSPDIVSNKILKNTYNSASLIKELPKASLNILRQLERGDFAIEQKRSDKDLQLFEKIEKRKVNAVVFIGICLIISSSILSLALIGLNNKDIRFLIILILTISLIFSLCLLKSLLKNGK comes from the coding sequence ATGACTTATAGGAAGAGAAAATATGAAATAGTAAAGAAATTTATGAATCCAGAGCTTATTAGAGATATGAGGCTGGTCTTTGCTAAGGATAGAAATAATAGAAAGGAAGATAAAGAAAGAGAGATTCGCCTAGGCCAAAATCTTGTCACCCTCTTTGAAGACTTGGGGCCAGTCTTTATTAAATTCGGCCAAATTTTATCTACCAGGAGAGATATATTCTCAGACAATATAATAAACGAGCTAGAAAAGCTCCAGGATGATGTAAAGGAAGAGGACTTCTCCTATATAAAAGAAACTATAGAAGAAGAATTTGCTAGGGATATTGAAGATATATTTGTAGAATTTGATAGGAAGGTTCTTGCGACAGGATCTATTGCCCAAACCCACCTTGCTTATATCAGGTTTGATGATTCGGTCAAAAAGGTCGTAGTCAAGGTTAGAAGAAAAGATATAGAAAAAAGGGTAAGTGAAGATCTCACTATTATAAGGGACTTATACAGGAAATATCAGAATAAACTTAACTTTATCGAATCCTTCGACTTAGGAGAAGTCCTAGAAGAATTTGGTAAAACTTTAAGAAAAGAGATTGATTTCAAAAATGAAAAGGAAAATATCTTAAAATACAGGGAAGATAACAAGAGATCGACCGACCTATCATCTCCAGCTGTCTACGAAAATTATTGTGGGAAGTCGGTCCTAACTATAGAATACATAAATGGCAAAAGCATTAGATCAAGTTACGATAAAGACCCAGATACAAGAAAGTCTCTTGCCAAAAAGATTATCAAGGCCTACACCAATCAGATGTTTTCCTATGGCTTTTTCCACGCAGATCCCCACCCAGGAAATATCTTTGTAGATTCGGATTATAATCTATATCTAATTGATTTTGGTATTGTATCTACTCTTTCGGAAAACTATAGGTATCAGATAATCAAAATATTTCTAGGAGCAAGTCTCAATGAAGTAAGTCTTGTGACAGATGCCATCATAGGTATGGGACTTTTGGCCTTTGATAGCAAGAAGATACCGATTTTTGAAAGAAGAATCCAAAAACTTTTGGATAAATACATGGCTATGAATATTAGCCAGCTAAAACTCGTAGAACTTATAGAGGACTTTTATAGGCTCTTGGTAGATTTTTCAATCAAAATCCCATCAGAGCTTACTAATTTCGGAAAAACAATCCTTACTGTAGAAGGGCTTATAGAAAAGCTAGTCCCAGAGGAATCCTTCATAGCCCTAGCCATCCCCCTAGCAAGACCAATGGCCCTTAAACTCTTAAGCCCAGACATAGTCTCAAACAAAATACTTAAAAATACTTACAATTCAGCAAGCCTTATAAAAGAACTCCCAAAAGCTTCACTCAACATCCTTAGACAATTGGAAAGAGGAGATTTCGCTATAGAGCAAAAAAGAAGTGATAAGGATCTCCAACTTTTTGAGAAAATTGAAAAAAGAAAGGTTAATGCCGTAGTTTTTATAGGTATTTGCCTAATCATATCATCTTCTATATTAAGCCTTGCTCTAATCGGGTTAAACAATAAGGATATAAGATTCCTAATAATATTGATTTTAACAATAAGCTTGATTTTTTCTCTTTGCCTACTGAAAAGCTTACTGAAAAATGGAAAATAA
- a CDS encoding glycerophosphodiester phosphodiesterase — translation MLNIAHRGFKGAYPENTMLAYEKAVETGADGIEFDVHLTKDGELVIIHDETLERTTDGKGLVKDKTLYELKKLNASKGYPYCEVQTIPTLREYLDFTKDKDIITNIELKTSIITYEGIEKKVYDLINEYGMKDKIIISSFNHNSLIRMKEIDREIKCGVLESSRLYKPWEYVKNIGMEYFHPLNFTINKEIAEKFLENNIGLNIWFGKADYDFSKCLDYNPTGLITDFPDRVNELIFNKK, via the coding sequence ATGTTAAATATAGCCCATAGGGGATTTAAGGGAGCATATCCCGAAAATACAATGCTCGCCTATGAAAAAGCAGTCGAAACGGGAGCGGATGGAATAGAATTTGATGTTCACCTTACAAAAGACGGTGAACTTGTAATAATTCATGATGAAACTTTAGAAAGGACTACAGATGGAAAGGGTTTAGTAAAAGATAAAACTTTATATGAACTTAAAAAGTTAAATGCTTCAAAGGGATATCCATATTGTGAGGTTCAGACAATACCAACTTTAAGAGAATACTTAGACTTTACTAAAGACAAAGATATCATTACAAACATTGAACTTAAGACATCCATTATAACATATGAGGGAATAGAGAAAAAAGTTTATGATCTTATAAATGAATATGGTATGAAGGATAAAATAATAATTTCATCTTTTAACCACAATTCTTTGATCAGGATGAAAGAAATAGATAGGGAAATAAAATGTGGAGTCCTAGAATCATCAAGACTGTATAAACCATGGGAATACGTAAAAAACATAGGAATGGAATATTTCCATCCCTTAAATTTCACTATTAACAAGGAAATAGCAGAGAAATTCTTGGAAAATAATATAGGATTAAACATTTGGTTTGGCAAAGCAGACTACGACTTCAGTAAATGTCTAGATTATAATCCGACAGGCCTTATAACAGATTTTCCTGATAGAGTTAATGAGTTAATATTTAATAAAAAATAG
- a CDS encoding ABC transporter substrate-binding protein, protein MFKKIASRLMLVLMFVTLTACAGRNEDSKAIDTGKDSKNSESSESNSSNDATSSDGKTTIVFWHSMGGNLNDAIDHLVAEYNKSQDKYYVKAEFQGEYDDALTKLRSSASGKDVGADLVQVFELGTRYMIDSGLIKPMQDFIDEENYDTSQLEDNLLAYYTVDGKLNSMPFNSSTPLLYYNKDMFEEAGVEVPKSLEEMKLVGQKLKEAGVTDMPISFSVYGWWIDQFMNKQGLDLFDNENGRKANPTKSVFDENGGVTNILKAWKDLADEGIAPNVGKQGGTAEFNSGTSAMTFASTASLTQILSEVGDRFEVGTAYFPSVKDSDKNGVSIGGASLYAINSGDEEKMAGTWDFIKFLVSVESQTYWNANTGYFPVNKGVLDTQEFKDLIKKSPQFETAIDQLHDSKPEDQGALATVYQESRQIMEKHIEDVLNGNISPEDASKKMAEEIDAALESYNQVNK, encoded by the coding sequence ATGTTTAAAAAAATCGCTAGCAGACTAATGTTAGTCTTGATGTTTGTTACTTTAACTGCATGTGCAGGACGTAATGAGGATTCTAAAGCAATTGATACAGGAAAAGATAGTAAAAATAGTGAAAGCTCTGAATCAAACAGTAGCAATGATGCCACTAGTTCAGATGGCAAGACAACTATAGTATTTTGGCACTCAATGGGTGGTAATCTAAACGACGCTATAGACCATCTAGTTGCTGAATATAATAAGTCACAAGATAAATATTATGTGAAGGCAGAATTCCAAGGAGAATACGACGATGCTCTTACAAAACTTAGATCATCTGCTTCAGGTAAGGATGTCGGCGCTGATTTGGTTCAAGTTTTTGAATTAGGAACAAGATATATGATTGACTCAGGTCTTATCAAACCTATGCAAGATTTTATTGATGAAGAAAATTATGACACAAGTCAATTAGAAGATAATCTTCTCGCTTATTATACAGTAGATGGAAAATTAAACTCTATGCCATTTAACTCTTCAACACCTCTTCTTTATTACAACAAGGATATGTTTGAAGAAGCTGGAGTGGAAGTTCCAAAGTCTTTAGAAGAGATGAAGCTTGTAGGTCAAAAACTTAAGGAAGCTGGTGTTACAGATATGCCAATTTCATTTAGTGTATATGGTTGGTGGATTGATCAATTCATGAATAAACAAGGACTTGATTTATTTGATAATGAAAATGGTAGAAAAGCTAATCCTACAAAATCGGTATTCGATGAAAATGGTGGTGTTACTAATATACTTAAGGCATGGAAAGATCTAGCTGATGAAGGGATAGCACCTAATGTTGGCAAGCAAGGTGGAACTGCAGAATTTAATTCAGGAACAAGTGCTATGACATTTGCATCAACTGCTTCTCTTACACAAATATTATCAGAAGTAGGAGATAGATTCGAAGTTGGTACTGCATATTTCCCATCTGTAAAAGATTCTGATAAAAACGGAGTTTCAATCGGAGGTGCATCTTTATATGCTATAAATTCAGGCGATGAGGAAAAAATGGCAGGAACATGGGACTTCATTAAGTTCTTAGTAAGTGTCGAATCTCAAACATATTGGAATGCAAATACAGGATATTTCCCAGTAAATAAGGGAGTACTCGATACACAAGAATTCAAAGACCTAATTAAGAAATCTCCACAATTTGAGACTGCAATCGATCAATTACATGATTCAAAACCAGAAGATCAAGGGGCACTTGCAACAGTGTATCAAGAATCTCGACAAATTATGGAAAAGCACATCGAAGATGTCCTAAATGGAAATATAAGTCCAGAAGATGCAAGCAAAAAGATGGCAGAAGAAATAGATGCTGCCTTAGAATCATACAACCAGGTTAACAAATAA
- a CDS encoding carbohydrate ABC transporter permease, giving the protein MIYVVIVVIIGVLIGFSTALLCRVNFPAIRLFSAAYSLPIAIASSGMALVFKVMLNQSVGILNVILKTNVNWLADPNWALVSVGILTAWLNSGMNFLYFSSGLAGIDDSLYEAASIDGANGWNQFKHVTLPSVRPIMFFVVVTNIINAFQSFGQIKLLTQGGPGEATNVIVHDVYKNAFMNYRYGYASAESVVLFFIVMILTIIAFRSNGDNNASK; this is encoded by the coding sequence ATGATTTATGTTGTTATAGTTGTAATTATAGGTGTTCTTATAGGATTTTCTACAGCACTATTATGTAGAGTAAACTTTCCAGCTATCAGATTATTCTCAGCTGCTTATTCTCTTCCTATAGCTATAGCTTCATCAGGTATGGCTTTAGTATTTAAAGTAATGCTTAACCAATCTGTAGGAATCTTAAATGTGATTTTAAAAACAAATGTTAACTGGCTGGCTGACCCTAATTGGGCCCTTGTAAGTGTAGGTATTCTTACAGCTTGGCTAAACTCAGGTATGAATTTTTTGTATTTTTCATCGGGACTAGCTGGAATAGATGACAGCTTGTATGAAGCAGCTTCAATTGATGGAGCAAATGGTTGGAATCAGTTTAAGCATGTTACCCTTCCTTCAGTAAGACCTATAATGTTTTTTGTTGTAGTTACTAATATAATTAATGCCTTTCAATCATTCGGACAAATAAAACTTCTTACTCAGGGTGGACCAGGAGAGGCGACTAATGTAATAGTGCATGATGTTTATAAAAATGCCTTTATGAACTATAGGTATGGCTATGCTTCTGCTGAATCAGTAGTTTTATTTTTTATAGTTATGATTCTTACAATTATAGCCTTTAGATCAAATGGAGATAATAATGCAAGTAAGTAG
- a CDS encoding carbohydrate ABC transporter permease, giving the protein MQVSRNIKEINAKQREKSIKRSLKKTDILRLILNIVVVFFVLFPIIYAFVMSVKPSHELYDKTFFTAHPTLNNYKDVFKIAPIEGYIINSLIVSVIITFFQMVTAILSAFALHFLNFKKKGILFAIIMATTMIPGETTIISNFLMISGWGFTDSFFGLVAPYLTSAMGIFLFRQAFKSFPMEIYEASKIDGASDLGFIFRILIPLSKPTIGALAVQSFLGAWNMYMWPLLITGSDRYRTVQIGISMLNSADSQSMLLMIAGVVVCMIPSLIIFMFAQKNMVKGLTTGAVKG; this is encoded by the coding sequence ATGCAAGTAAGTAGGAATATAAAAGAGATTAATGCTAAGCAAAGAGAAAAATCTATAAAAAGAAGTCTTAAAAAAACTGATATACTAAGATTAATTTTAAATATTGTAGTAGTTTTTTTTGTACTATTTCCTATAATCTATGCATTCGTTATGAGTGTAAAGCCTAGTCATGAATTGTACGATAAGACTTTTTTTACAGCACATCCAACTCTAAATAACTATAAGGATGTATTTAAGATAGCCCCAATAGAAGGTTACATAATAAATTCACTTATAGTATCTGTAATCATAACTTTCTTTCAAATGGTAACTGCTATTTTATCTGCTTTTGCCCTTCACTTTCTAAATTTTAAGAAAAAGGGAATTCTATTTGCGATAATAATGGCGACAACTATGATTCCTGGAGAAACTACCATAATTTCAAACTTCTTGATGATTTCTGGATGGGGTTTTACAGATTCGTTTTTTGGATTAGTTGCACCTTATCTAACTAGCGCTATGGGAATTTTTCTCTTTAGACAAGCTTTTAAGTCTTTTCCTATGGAAATTTATGAGGCAAGTAAGATAGACGGAGCAAGTGATTTGGGATTTATATTTAGAATTCTGATCCCTCTTTCAAAACCTACAATAGGGGCCTTGGCTGTACAATCTTTCTTGGGAGCATGGAATATGTATATGTGGCCACTTCTTATAACTGGATCTGATAGATATAGGACGGTGCAAATTGGTATATCTATGCTAAATTCAGCAGATTCACAATCGATGCTTTTGATGATAGCAGGGGTTGTAGTTTGTATGATACCATCGCTAATAATATTTATGTTCGCCCAAAAGAATATGGTAAAGGGACTAACTACAGGAGCAGTAAAGGGGTAA